A window from Rhizosphaericola mali encodes these proteins:
- a CDS encoding RagB/SusD family nutrient uptake outer membrane protein encodes MKINYILFSSIILICSCKKVLDKTPLATQTEESLYSDSSQAILGVNAIYDAASWDETNGIGANLEWMFGDLLSNDAEKGSTLNDFSALTALKNWSSDPGNNPARDAYADMYQTIYRANVAIQNLNNASWNSDLKTRLIGEARFLRGYAYFYLLRLFGGVPLVTSPLSVSEMNVQRSTFAQTAALIESDLKFADSTLPLKSQYASSDIGRATKGAAEGYLARVIMYQLGTVNGSGHTWQDVYNYTSSIISSNEYSLYDNYAALTQEVSENGSESLFEIQFSESNATWGAVKVGTENNVYQNNRNTWGWGFNNPTTNLKSEFETNDPRLACTMYGSGDTIVGIRQIIDYPNANFTGYLNAKAAIIQPAQVKESGQNIRKIRYADILLMQAEADAHLGNNADAISKINSVRARARKSTRPMGTLIGAASAFQANIIPSNTLPDISSSLSGDALLSAIWHERRVEFGMEALHFWDLIRTGNYLSTLSGSVLTNCNTHLLQDATINPVPVLPIPLTEVQAYNLTQNPGY; translated from the coding sequence ATGAAAATCAATTATATTTTATTTAGTTCAATTATATTAATATGTAGTTGCAAAAAAGTGTTAGATAAAACACCTTTAGCTACACAGACGGAAGAGTCATTATATTCAGATTCTTCACAGGCAATACTTGGCGTTAATGCAATTTATGACGCGGCTTCATGGGATGAGACCAACGGAATCGGCGCTAACTTAGAATGGATGTTTGGTGACTTGTTGAGTAATGATGCGGAAAAGGGGAGTACTTTGAATGATTTTAGTGCTCTAACTGCATTAAAAAATTGGAGTTCTGATCCTGGAAATAATCCTGCTCGTGATGCATATGCTGATATGTATCAGACTATTTATCGAGCGAATGTGGCTATACAAAATCTTAATAATGCTTCATGGAATTCGGATTTAAAAACTAGATTGATTGGCGAGGCAAGATTTCTAAGAGGATATGCTTATTTTTATCTGTTGAGGTTATTTGGAGGCGTACCATTAGTGACCTCGCCTTTATCTGTGAGTGAAATGAATGTACAACGTTCAACATTTGCACAGACAGCGGCATTAATAGAGTCTGATTTGAAATTTGCAGATTCAACATTGCCATTAAAAAGTCAATACGCATCAAGCGATATTGGTAGAGCAACTAAAGGGGCTGCGGAAGGTTATTTAGCTAGAGTGATTATGTATCAATTGGGAACTGTAAATGGGAGTGGACACACGTGGCAAGATGTATACAACTATACAAGTTCTATAATTTCTTCTAACGAATATAGTCTGTATGATAATTATGCCGCATTGACACAAGAAGTCTCCGAAAATGGAAGTGAGTCTTTGTTTGAGATTCAGTTTTCTGAGTCTAATGCGACTTGGGGAGCGGTAAAGGTCGGAACCGAAAATAATGTTTATCAAAATAACAGAAACACTTGGGGATGGGGCTTTAACAACCCAACAACCAATTTAAAATCAGAATTTGAAACAAATGATCCTCGTTTAGCATGTACTATGTATGGTAGTGGAGATACAATTGTAGGTATTCGTCAAATAATAGATTATCCAAATGCAAATTTTACTGGTTATTTGAATGCTAAAGCTGCCATAATTCAGCCTGCGCAAGTAAAAGAATCTGGACAAAATATTAGAAAAATACGTTACGCAGATATTTTGTTAATGCAAGCAGAAGCAGATGCTCATTTAGGTAATAATGCAGATGCTATCTCTAAAATTAATTCAGTAAGAGCTAGAGCTCGCAAATCTACTCGTCCGATGGGTACTTTAATTGGAGCTGCTTCTGCATTTCAAGCTAATATTATACCGAGTAATACATTGCCTGATATTAGTTCTAGTTTATCTGGAGATGCATTATTGTCTGCCATCTGGCATGAAAGGCGTGTAGAGTTTGGAATGGAAGCATTACATTTTTGGGATTTAATCAGGACTGGAAATTATTTGAGTACTTTAAGTGGTTCCGTGCTTACTAATTGTAATACGCATCTATTACAAGATGCAACGATCAATCCAGTACCTGTTTTACCTATTCCACTGACAGAAGTTCAAGCGTACAATTTAACCCAAAATCCAGGATATTAA
- a CDS encoding SusC/RagA family TonB-linked outer membrane protein — MKIKCRLFLLIGGAIFAFSQSSFAQEHKLSGSVKDDKGKPLAGVVILDKDSVEVGKTDKLGNFTIANNLAANSNLIFKMSGMENESLNLNPTDSILKIVMSSVQKDNNLQEVIVVGYGSSSKKDLTGAIATVGAKQISQMATSDPMQAIQGRVAGVQIVSNSGEPGSGVQVKIRGTGSVGGSNPIYVVDGYQTTDISYLAPADIQSMNVLKDASAAAIYGARGANGVIVITTKSGKKGPIKVTFDSYTGTQSAWRKIPMTNSQQYATLVEEGYTNDGLSVPSNISGKLDSAKNGLLGTGTDWQDEVLRTGLIQNYTIGLSGGNEVNTFRLSGTYFDQNGIVKNSMMKKYFFNLSDQFKVNNWLRGGFNASFAHYDKTNYNGDLYGGVLTNALSAEPLAPVKTADGNWGRPGISYANNPARVANEIKGNHTYGTMLIGNIWLEATLAKGLKFKSQFNAGTNNLHTVTYLPEFYIDVVEQRSQSSLYDLKAEENNWLWTNYFTYNKNVGRHSFDFMAGAEWQDFTHTQTDIMAYDVPSDENLRDIYNAQNTSYTVNPNNTALPDYSRGLQSFFGRFSYNYAGRYMFTATLRDDASSKFLKGNRSGMFPAFSGAWVISDESFFHANSLFSYLKMRAGWGIVGNEQSPNAYPYISSIGNNNLYVFGNSVVQGYAPTTFGNTELKWEKNKQYNLGIDLNMFSDRLTFSADAFLRRTVDLILPVPVPLYSGAPASPSMNTGTMENKGIEISLGYSGGHKFKYNISGNATFLSNKLTSLGLGDVMSLGSTGKLGYINRAEPNMPFPYIFGLKTDGVFHTQQEVNSYVNSAGTLIQPNAKPGDVKFVDTNGDGSITNDDAVNLGNAIPKIQFGLNAQFNYQNFDLSLFFQGVTGNKIINAMDYNIMSVSNESGGWNNFRTDRMDRWTAENPNSNEPRMTVTDANGNMKFSDRYVENGSYLRLKVVQFGYNFPENTLSKWKLSSLRIYLAADNLFTLTGYKGFDPEVNGYYQDPGYTGIDVGGYPQARALRVGINLGL; from the coding sequence ATGAAAATAAAATGTCGATTGTTTTTGCTTATTGGAGGTGCGATATTTGCTTTTTCGCAATCCAGCTTTGCCCAAGAACATAAACTATCTGGATCTGTGAAAGATGATAAAGGTAAACCCTTAGCTGGGGTTGTTATCTTAGATAAAGATTCTGTTGAGGTTGGAAAAACTGACAAACTTGGAAATTTTACAATTGCTAATAATTTAGCAGCCAATTCAAACTTGATTTTTAAAATGTCAGGTATGGAAAATGAGTCTTTGAACTTAAATCCAACTGATTCAATTTTGAAAATTGTAATGAGCTCTGTTCAAAAGGACAACAATTTGCAAGAGGTAATAGTTGTTGGTTATGGCAGTTCTTCAAAAAAGGACTTGACAGGTGCAATCGCAACTGTTGGAGCCAAACAAATTTCTCAAATGGCCACCTCTGACCCTATGCAGGCAATACAAGGACGTGTTGCTGGTGTGCAGATTGTGTCTAATAGTGGAGAACCCGGTAGTGGGGTTCAAGTTAAAATTAGAGGTACTGGATCTGTTGGAGGAAGTAATCCCATATATGTAGTAGATGGTTATCAAACTACGGATATTAGTTATCTCGCACCTGCTGATATACAATCAATGAACGTACTAAAAGATGCTTCTGCTGCAGCTATATATGGCGCAAGAGGTGCGAATGGAGTGATTGTAATTACAACTAAGTCAGGTAAAAAAGGACCTATTAAAGTTACTTTTGACTCTTATACTGGAACGCAAAGTGCATGGAGAAAAATTCCTATGACTAATTCTCAACAATATGCAACTTTGGTTGAAGAGGGTTATACCAATGATGGACTTAGTGTACCATCAAATATTTCTGGAAAATTGGATTCGGCTAAAAATGGTTTATTAGGTACTGGAACTGATTGGCAAGATGAAGTTCTTAGAACGGGTCTTATTCAAAATTATACTATTGGATTAAGCGGTGGTAATGAAGTGAATACCTTTAGGCTAAGTGGAACTTATTTTGATCAGAATGGAATAGTCAAGAATTCTATGATGAAAAAATATTTCTTTAATCTTTCAGATCAATTTAAAGTTAATAATTGGTTGCGGGGAGGTTTTAATGCGTCCTTTGCTCATTATGATAAAACAAATTATAATGGAGATTTATATGGAGGTGTTTTGACTAATGCCTTGAGTGCTGAACCGTTAGCTCCAGTGAAGACTGCAGATGGTAATTGGGGAAGGCCAGGAATCTCTTACGCTAATAACCCCGCAAGAGTAGCAAATGAAATCAAAGGTAACCACACTTATGGTACCATGCTCATAGGTAACATATGGTTAGAAGCTACATTAGCAAAAGGATTGAAGTTTAAATCCCAATTTAATGCCGGCACTAATAATTTACACACAGTTACTTATTTGCCAGAGTTTTATATAGATGTCGTGGAACAACGTTCTCAAAGTTCCTTGTATGATTTAAAAGCGGAAGAAAATAATTGGTTATGGACCAATTATTTTACCTATAACAAAAATGTTGGTAGGCATTCGTTTGATTTCATGGCGGGTGCGGAGTGGCAAGATTTTACGCATACTCAGACCGATATCATGGCGTATGATGTACCTAGTGATGAAAATTTAAGGGATATTTATAATGCCCAAAATACAAGTTATACAGTCAATCCAAATAATACAGCATTGCCTGATTATTCAAGAGGACTTCAATCGTTTTTTGGAAGATTTTCCTATAATTATGCAGGACGATATATGTTCACTGCAACTCTAAGAGATGATGCTTCCTCAAAATTTTTAAAAGGAAACCGTTCTGGTATGTTTCCTGCGTTTAGTGGCGCATGGGTAATAAGTGATGAAAGTTTTTTTCATGCAAATAGTTTATTTTCTTATTTGAAAATGAGAGCTGGGTGGGGAATCGTTGGCAATGAGCAATCTCCCAATGCTTATCCATATATTTCCTCTATAGGCAATAATAATCTCTATGTCTTTGGCAATTCTGTTGTACAAGGTTATGCACCCACAACATTTGGAAATACAGAATTAAAATGGGAAAAAAATAAACAATATAATTTAGGTATAGATCTAAATATGTTCTCGGATAGGTTGACTTTTTCTGCAGATGCCTTTTTAAGAAGAACTGTCGATCTTATATTACCAGTCCCAGTTCCTTTATATTCAGGAGCTCCAGCTAGCCCGTCTATGAATACAGGGACTATGGAAAATAAAGGTATTGAAATTTCATTAGGCTATTCTGGTGGTCATAAGTTTAAATATAATATTTCTGGTAATGCGACATTCTTGTCAAATAAACTGACAAGTTTAGGATTGGGAGATGTTATGAGTTTAGGTAGTACTGGAAAATTGGGGTACATCAATAGAGCTGAGCCGAATATGCCATTTCCTTATATATTTGGATTAAAAACAGATGGTGTTTTTCATACTCAGCAAGAAGTGAATAGTTATGTAAATTCTGCGGGTACTTTAATACAACCGAATGCAAAACCAGGAGATGTTAAATTTGTAGATACTAACGGCGATGGTTCTATTACAAATGACGATGCTGTTAATTTGGGTAATGCAATACCAAAAATTCAATTTGGTTTAAATGCTCAATTTAATTATCAAAACTTTGATCTCTCATTATTTTTTCAAGGTGTAACTGGAAATAAGATTATTAATGCAATGGACTATAATATTATGTCTGTTAGCAATGAGTCAGGAGGGTGGAATAATTTTAGAACAGATCGTATGGATAGATGGACCGCAGAAAATCCAAACTCTAATGAACCTCGTATGACGGTAACTGATGCGAATGGGAATATGAAATTTTCAGATAGATATGTAGAAAATGGAAGTTATTTAAGATTGAAAGTTGTTCAGTTTGGCTATAATTTTCCAGAAAATACTTTGTCTAAGTGGAAGCTTTCGAGTTTGCGCATTTATTTAGCCGCGGATAATTTATTTACCTTAACTGGTTATAAAGGTTTTGATCCGGAAGTAAATGGTTATTATCAAGATCCTGGATACACAGGAATTGATGTTGGTGGCTATCCTCAAGCAAGAGCATTGAGAGTCGGAATTAATCTAGGTTTATAA
- a CDS encoding AraC family transcriptional regulator has product MEILREITPLTQNDCYTIFTREKTDFDFPLHYHEEYELNMIINAGGAQRVVGDHIEEIGDLELVLVGPNLPHVWYTHHCKDKIIKETTLQFHKDMLDEKLLQRNQLSHIRNMFKLAQQGILFSNPTTYKIKQSIDALANTNGFDSFLNLLSILHDLSIARDKRILSSAPVTNNYNNFNSRRIEKLNIYLNKNYHKNVTLAEISKLVGMPEASTSRFIKMHTGRTFVENLNEIRLGYATRLLISTTQTIAEIAYSCGFNNVTYFNRIFKKAKNYTPKEFRDNYSENRVFI; this is encoded by the coding sequence ATGGAAATATTAAGAGAGATAACACCTCTAACACAAAACGATTGTTACACTATATTCACTAGAGAAAAGACAGACTTTGATTTTCCATTACATTATCATGAGGAGTACGAGCTGAATATGATTATTAATGCAGGCGGAGCCCAACGTGTTGTAGGGGATCACATTGAAGAAATAGGAGATTTAGAATTAGTATTAGTGGGACCCAATCTGCCACATGTATGGTACACTCATCATTGCAAAGATAAAATTATCAAGGAAACTACACTTCAATTCCACAAGGATATGCTCGATGAAAAACTATTGCAAAGAAACCAATTAAGCCATATTCGAAATATGTTTAAACTAGCACAGCAAGGCATTCTATTTTCCAACCCTACAACTTACAAAATCAAACAATCAATTGATGCCTTAGCTAATACAAATGGCTTTGATTCTTTTTTAAATTTACTATCTATATTACATGACCTTTCCATTGCAAGAGACAAAAGAATACTATCCTCAGCACCTGTAACAAACAACTATAATAATTTCAATAGCCGTAGAATAGAAAAACTCAATATATATCTTAATAAAAACTATCATAAAAATGTAACATTAGCAGAAATATCTAAGTTAGTCGGTATGCCAGAGGCTTCCACGAGTAGATTTATCAAGATGCATACAGGCAGAACCTTTGTAGAAAATCTAAATGAAATAAGGCTTGGTTATGCTACTAGACTTTTAATCTCAACGACTCAGACTATTGCAGAAATTGCCTATAGTTGCGGTTTTAACAACGTTACTTATTTTAATAGAATATTCAAAAAAGCTAAAAACTATACACCAAAAGAGTTTAGAGACAACTATTCCGAAAATCGAGTTTTCATTTAA
- a CDS encoding RagB/SusD family nutrient uptake outer membrane protein, protein MKINYILYLVLLSSLSLLSCKKDFLNQTNPNAIASSDYFESPNDVLLAVNGAYQALRNNNGMAEGSGLYSEERSDNTGRNDNQSNGGEPFQFNNFSILPTNSFLQSHWNALYSIVNAANFAIEGAESVTFSDQNLKNQYEAEAKFIRAITYFDLVRKWGAVPLVDKPVSSIEEAMAKNYRVSMDSVYSLIVSDLQYTINSSLPNIQSSTGIGHASKAAACGYLGKVYLTMASTLSADKKTENLINAKTYLEQSYAMRKFGTLSEIPYASVFDVNQKTTNAELLFQIEYKQGDQNYASSIAANNQAKGETINSLKNATGIGGNVCHDLVNDYELNDIRKAFSIKFASNVSVNDYFITKFRDTSSAAGTNGYGGNDWILLRYADVILMLAEVNNDLNNSDVAISYLDQVRTRAGLPSYEQSILSQDYGTKYPSLKLAILHERRAELAFENQRLYDLLRNFTPTEFAAYFQSKKQADYGLAQLANCGTKDYYYPIPFNDNKLNPTGLYQNPGY, encoded by the coding sequence ATGAAAATAAATTATATACTATACTTGGTATTGCTCTCATCATTGTCTTTATTAAGTTGCAAAAAAGATTTTTTAAATCAAACCAACCCAAATGCGATCGCATCTTCCGATTATTTTGAGTCGCCCAATGATGTATTGCTAGCGGTAAATGGTGCGTATCAGGCATTACGCAATAATAATGGTATGGCCGAAGGAAGTGGATTGTATTCTGAAGAACGTTCAGATAATACAGGTAGAAATGATAATCAATCTAACGGAGGAGAACCTTTTCAGTTTAATAATTTTTCAATTTTACCAACCAACTCCTTTTTACAGTCTCATTGGAATGCTTTATATAGTATAGTTAATGCTGCAAATTTTGCAATTGAAGGTGCAGAGTCTGTTACTTTTTCCGATCAAAATCTAAAAAATCAATATGAAGCAGAAGCAAAGTTTATTCGTGCAATTACCTATTTCGATTTAGTACGCAAATGGGGCGCAGTTCCTTTAGTTGACAAACCAGTTAGCTCTATAGAAGAGGCTATGGCTAAGAATTATAGAGTTTCTATGGATTCCGTCTATAGTCTAATTGTATCAGATCTACAATACACAATTAATAGTAGTCTGCCTAATATTCAATCCTCAACAGGGATTGGACACGCTTCTAAAGCTGCGGCTTGCGGATATTTAGGTAAAGTATATTTGACTATGGCGAGTACATTGAGTGCGGATAAAAAAACTGAAAATCTAATTAATGCAAAAACTTATCTAGAACAATCTTACGCTATGCGTAAATTCGGCACACTCTCTGAAATCCCCTATGCTTCTGTTTTTGATGTCAATCAGAAAACTACCAATGCTGAATTGTTATTTCAAATAGAATACAAGCAGGGTGATCAGAATTATGCATCTTCCATTGCTGCGAATAACCAAGCAAAAGGCGAGACTATTAACTCTCTAAAAAATGCCACAGGTATTGGAGGAAATGTATGTCATGATCTTGTGAATGATTATGAACTAAATGATATCAGAAAAGCTTTTTCCATAAAATTTGCCTCCAATGTAAGTGTGAATGATTATTTTATTACTAAATTCAGAGATACCTCTAGTGCTGCAGGAACGAACGGCTATGGTGGTAATGATTGGATTTTACTTCGTTATGCAGATGTGATACTTATGCTCGCAGAAGTAAATAATGATTTAAATAATTCTGATGTAGCTATTAGTTATTTAGATCAAGTAAGGACGCGTGCGGGATTACCTTCTTATGAGCAATCTATTTTGTCTCAAGATTATGGGACTAAATATCCTAGTTTGAAACTCGCTATCTTACACGAAAGGAGAGCTGAATTAGCATTCGAAAATCAACGGCTATATGATTTGTTGCGTAATTTTACGCCCACAGAATTCGCTGCCTATTTCCAGTCTAAAAAGCAAGCCGATTATGGGTTGGCACAATTAGCTAATTGTGGTACGAAGGACTATTATTATCCAATTCCATTTAATGACAATAAATTAAATCCAACCGGCTTATATCAAAATCCTGGTTACTAA
- a CDS encoding SusC/RagA family TonB-linked outer membrane protein: MKRNIVPILMLFSGFGILSLVKSNKVYSQEKQSSLSAFVFKGKVTNEKNEPLRRASVVDSRSGNSVLSGDDGSFSISVHLYDTLSIKYMGMQSQTYMITGQSFKIFKMEEGSNILDEVVAVGYGKVKRSDFAGAVASVSAKDLNTTTPTLGQALVGKVAGVQVSQVSGAPYSSTKIRVRGVGSINASSDPLYVIDGYPAGNDVFINPDDIATIDILKDAASAAIYGSRAAGGVVMITTKRGKKGQSSFSYNYQIGDNQLSHKVKLLNADQFAQLNIDGRNNSYHDLVVNSGLPWDDAMYSDDNDTRVKKVGNAASVSILPGIYDYGNQKMISPKNNTDWQDQLYRNALMQRHNLAFRGGSDNIRYSLSGGYQDQPGIMVATGQKRINFRANIDADVNPKLKIGANAAFTSTINQEAQQGRFDHGPIMAALLSLPIFAAKDSVGNPLKYQAPPLADQYGIQPIENPVAMAEETKIKRTGLRSTYNAFATYEIIKDLQFKANLGMQTYNEKYDFYLPSSLSSGSNAPGSSQALAAANAQSQTLMQKDMLAEFTLHYQKHFGKNNIDALGGYTVQQTSTDQVGVIAKGFADNRIEEITAKGADPSNFTLDYNNTGKATWTLLSYLARVGYNYDNRYFLTGSFRTDGSSRFGANNRYGVFPSVSASWNLSREKFYHDWLGQNSTLRLRGSWGKSGNNNIGNYNSVQVMSSPSGVVFGGNNIATAYAPSKLMDQNLGWETTSQFNFGFDATMFNNRLSITANYYLSKSYNLLFNQTLPALAGTTSILTNLRNSKVQNKGIDIQINGTPVSTNDFELTLNGNFSLNRNKVLDMGGASTIYSSGAERQYITHVTEQGQPIGMFYGYKVKGMVRQSDMANISADNAVYNAATQSFPDGYKLQGPARSTASTNPLHPGDLYFQDTNGDGVVNEKDKTIIGSPYAKFTYGFGLNMTYKQLSFSSSFNGSYGNMVLDGMDYYLYNMEGSGNQYEKVANRYRSESDPGNGSIYRASRAGTQSNSTRLSSFYLQSGSYLRCTNMTFSYSFNDMAKKTNNTIKSLRLYVAGDNLFTITKYLGYNPEVDYNNGANLTPGVDYGMYPLMRSYNVGVNIVF, translated from the coding sequence ATGAAAAGAAACATAGTTCCCATCCTGATGCTGTTTTCTGGATTTGGGATATTATCTCTAGTGAAATCCAATAAGGTGTATAGTCAAGAAAAACAATCTAGTCTTTCTGCTTTCGTTTTTAAAGGAAAAGTTACGAACGAAAAAAATGAACCATTGCGCCGAGCTTCTGTAGTAGATAGTAGATCTGGAAACTCTGTATTGAGTGGGGATGATGGGTCGTTTAGTATATCTGTTCATCTATATGATACACTATCAATAAAGTATATGGGGATGCAATCACAAACCTATATGATAACGGGTCAGTCTTTCAAAATATTCAAAATGGAGGAAGGGTCTAATATATTGGATGAGGTCGTAGCAGTAGGGTATGGAAAAGTAAAACGTTCCGATTTCGCAGGTGCGGTAGCAAGTGTAAGTGCAAAAGATTTAAATACAACAACTCCAACATTGGGGCAGGCACTTGTAGGTAAAGTTGCAGGTGTGCAAGTCTCTCAAGTAAGTGGGGCGCCTTATTCTAGTACCAAGATTAGAGTTCGTGGAGTGGGTTCTATTAATGCGAGTTCTGATCCGCTCTATGTGATTGATGGCTATCCTGCAGGTAATGACGTTTTTATTAATCCAGATGATATCGCAACTATTGACATCTTAAAAGATGCGGCGTCTGCTGCAATTTATGGTTCACGTGCCGCTGGTGGGGTAGTAATGATTACTACTAAGCGCGGAAAGAAAGGACAAAGCTCCTTTTCCTACAACTATCAGATAGGAGATAATCAACTTAGTCATAAAGTAAAACTACTTAATGCGGATCAATTTGCTCAATTAAATATTGATGGTCGTAATAACTCTTATCATGACTTAGTTGTCAATAGTGGACTTCCTTGGGATGATGCTATGTATTCTGATGATAATGATACGAGAGTAAAAAAAGTTGGAAATGCAGCGAGTGTTAGTATTCTACCGGGGATCTATGATTATGGTAATCAAAAGATGATTTCTCCTAAAAATAATACGGATTGGCAAGATCAGTTATATAGGAATGCGCTAATGCAGCGGCATAATTTGGCTTTTAGAGGAGGTTCGGATAATATTCGATACTCTTTAAGTGGCGGATACCAGGATCAACCAGGGATTATGGTTGCAACTGGACAGAAAAGAATCAATTTTAGAGCGAATATTGATGCGGATGTAAATCCGAAATTGAAGATTGGCGCAAATGCGGCTTTTACATCTACAATCAATCAGGAAGCCCAACAAGGGCGTTTTGATCATGGTCCTATAATGGCAGCTCTTTTGTCTCTTCCTATCTTTGCAGCGAAAGACAGTGTAGGTAATCCTCTTAAATATCAAGCTCCTCCACTAGCCGATCAATATGGTATTCAACCAATTGAAAATCCAGTGGCGATGGCGGAAGAAACGAAAATAAAACGCACCGGATTACGCAGTACTTACAATGCTTTTGCTACTTACGAAATCATTAAAGATTTACAGTTTAAAGCAAATCTGGGGATGCAGACCTATAATGAAAAGTATGATTTTTATTTACCATCTTCCTTAAGTAGTGGTTCCAATGCTCCTGGATCTTCGCAGGCTTTAGCCGCAGCGAATGCGCAATCACAAACTTTAATGCAAAAAGATATGTTGGCTGAATTTACCTTGCATTATCAAAAACATTTTGGAAAAAATAATATCGACGCCCTTGGTGGTTATACAGTACAACAAACTAGTACAGATCAAGTTGGGGTAATTGCCAAAGGATTTGCTGATAATAGAATTGAAGAGATTACAGCGAAAGGCGCAGATCCTTCTAATTTTACATTGGACTATAATAATACGGGTAAAGCCACTTGGACTTTATTGTCTTATTTGGCTCGTGTCGGCTACAACTATGATAATCGTTATTTTTTGACTGGATCTTTTAGAACGGATGGATCTTCTCGCTTTGGAGCAAATAACAGATATGGCGTATTTCCTTCTGTTTCTGCGAGCTGGAATCTTTCCAGAGAAAAATTTTATCATGATTGGTTAGGGCAAAATTCTACATTAAGACTTCGTGGTAGTTGGGGTAAAAGTGGAAACAATAATATAGGTAACTATAATAGTGTACAAGTAATGTCAAGTCCTTCAGGTGTTGTTTTCGGAGGAAATAACATAGCTACGGCGTATGCTCCTTCTAAATTAATGGATCAAAATTTAGGATGGGAAACGACCTCTCAATTTAATTTTGGATTTGATGCGACTATGTTTAATAATAGATTGAGTATTACCGCCAATTATTATTTGAGTAAATCATATAATCTATTATTTAATCAGACCTTACCAGCCTTGGCAGGAACTACTTCTATTCTTACGAATTTACGAAATTCAAAAGTTCAAAATAAAGGAATTGATATTCAAATTAATGGTACTCCCGTTTCTACCAATGATTTTGAATTAACATTGAATGGCAATTTCTCTTTGAACAGAAATAAAGTACTAGATATGGGTGGGGCGAGTACCATTTATTCTTCGGGGGCAGAAAGACAATATATTACGCATGTAACTGAACAAGGTCAACCAATAGGAATGTTCTACGGTTACAAAGTAAAAGGAATGGTTCGACAATCCGATATGGCCAATATTTCTGCGGATAATGCAGTTTATAATGCCGCTACGCAATCTTTCCCTGATGGGTATAAATTACAAGGTCCTGCAAGATCTACAGCATCGACTAATCCATTACATCCAGGTGATTTGTATTTCCAAGATACCAATGGAGATGGAGTTGTAAATGAAAAAGATAAAACGATTATAGGTAGCCCATACGCTAAATTTACTTATGGCTTTGGATTAAATATGACCTACAAGCAATTGTCCTTTAGTTCTTCGTTTAATGGTTCTTATGGTAATATGGTACTTGATGGTATGGATTACTATTTGTACAATATGGAAGGATCTGGTAATCAGTATGAAAAAGTTGCCAACCGTTATCGTTCTGAATCAGATCCTGGAAATGGCTCCATATACAGAGCATCGAGAGCAGGTACGCAAAGTAATAGTACTCGACTTTCTTCCTTTTATTTACAAAGTGGATCTTATTTAAGATGTACAAATATGACATTTAGCTATTCGTTTAATGATATGGCTAAGAAAACCAATAATACTATTAAAAGTTTGCGCTTGTATGTAGCTGGAGATAATTTGTTTACTATAACAAAATATTTGGGATATAACCCAGAAGTAGACTATAATAATGGTGCGAATTTAACTCCTGGAGTTGATTATGGCATGTATCCGTTAATGCGCTCTTATAATGTAGGTGTAAATATTGTCTTTTAA